Proteins encoded in a region of the Triticum dicoccoides isolate Atlit2015 ecotype Zavitan chromosome 3A, WEW_v2.0, whole genome shotgun sequence genome:
- the LOC119267038 gene encoding uncharacterized protein LOC119267038, translating to MGSLIGHVAPGAGFLLIGLWHLFNHIRLLALSPSSYVAPVWFPFPARGLRHLELILIIVGSSASIFMELFGSPRKHQPFDDDGTIPSVHLHNLEHASISLALLLFAAATLHMDRARAPMRDAVSQLVAAAALAQELLMFHLHSTDHMGVEGQFHWLLQAVIAVTLAATLLWFACPGSFAVSLVRSASIVLQGVWFIVMGVMLWTPGLISKGCFINLEEGHNVVRCRTDEALHRAKSLVNLQFSWYLTATVLFVVVLYLQLTKLYHEEPRYLPLVKTSHADGRSGSVEDDDGDDDDDHVEAAKRTFGHGHVVSGTH from the coding sequence ATGGGGTCCCTCATCGGCCATGTTGCGCCGGGAGCCGGTTTCCTCCTCATCGGCCTGTGGCATCTCTTCAACCACATCCGTCTGCTGGCGCTGAGTCCCAGCTCCTACGTCGCGCCGGTCTGGTTCCCGTTCCCGGCGCGGGGCCTCCGGCACCTCGAGCTCATCCTCATCATCGTCGGGTCGTCGGCGTCCATCTTCATGGAGCTCTTCGGCAGCCCCAGGAAGCACCAACCGTTCGACGACGACGGCACCATCCCCTCCGTGCACCTCCACAACCTGGAGCACGCGTCCATCTCGCTCGCGCTGCTCCTCTTCGCCGCGGCCACCCTCCACATGGACAGGGCCCGGGCGCCCATGCGGGACGCCGTCTCGCAGCTGGTCGCCGCCGCGGCGCTCGCGCAGGAGCTGCTCATGTTCCACCTCCACTCCACGGACCACATGGGCGTGGAGGGGCAGTTCCACTGGCTGCTGCAGGCCGTCATCGCGGTCACGCTCGCCGCCACGCTGCTGTGGTTCGCCTGCCCTGGGAGCTTCGCCGTGAGCCTGGTGCGGTCCGCGAGCATCGTGTTGCAGGGCGTCTGGTTCATCGTCATGGGCGTCATGCTCTGGACGCCGGGGCTCATCTCCAAGGGATGCTTCATCAACCTCGAGGAAGGCCACAACGTTGTCCGCTGCCGCACCGACGAGGCGCTCCACCGCGCAAAGTCCCTCGTCAACCTGCAGTTCAGCTGGTACCTCACCGCCACCGTGCTGTTCGTCGTCGTGTTGTACCTCCAGCTCACCAAGCTGTACCACGAGGAGCCGCGCTACCTTCCGCTGGTGAAGACAAGCCACGCCGACGGCAGGTCCGGATCTGTCGAGgacgatgacggcgacgatgacgacgaccaCGTCGAGGCCGCAAAGCGTACCTTCGGTCACGGTCACGTGGTCAGCGGCACACATTAA